A single window of Pyrus communis chromosome 10, drPyrComm1.1, whole genome shotgun sequence DNA harbors:
- the LOC137747870 gene encoding uncharacterized protein, whose translation MESYSSSSTTSSTTTYLSQTTQPTKDPLHSVRKSSSKPWKKPAVAPLPPTLPSVYKVDPINFRELVHSLTTAPEFLEPRSLQSVAPPPIDTNVSSLPNNVPSSQIENVSTAPHHISSSSCSSAAPEISSSFSVIYKELSDTLELSPMPRHEKVQDSTVDSSCLRLNLRSPSSNHWVSWESSSLEDSTVL comes from the coding sequence ATGGAATCCTATTCCTCTTCCTCCACaacctcctccaccaccacatACTTGTCCCAAACCACGCAACCCACAAAGGATCCACTCCACTCTGTCCGAAAATCTTCATcgaagccatggaagaagcctGCAGTTGCACCACTTCCACCAACCCTACCAAGTGTCTACAAAGTCGACCCCATTAACTTCAGGGAGCTTGTCCACAGCCTCACCACCGCGCCAGAGTTTTTAGAGCCTCGGTCTCTCCAAAGCGTTGCGCCTCCACCTATCGATACCAACGTGTCCTCTCTACCAAATAACGTCCCTTCTTCGCAGATCGAAAACGTGTCCACTGCACCACAccatatttcttcttcttcttgttcttcagcTGCACCTGAAATCAGTTCATCATTTTCCGTGATATACAAGGAACTATCGGATACATTGGAGCTGAGTCCGATGCCTCGTCATGAGAAGGTGCAAGATAGCACGGTGGACTCGAGTTGTCTGAGACTGAATTTGCGGTCGCCGTCTTCCAATCATTGGGTTTCTTGGGAATCGTCCAGCCTGGAAGATAGCACTGTGCTCTAA
- the LOC137748532 gene encoding uncharacterized protein, translated as MSWLAKSIANSLKLDDDDGDYHGPNPSSNNDTDPNSTRPESGSPSAPTVKGDISELTNTLTRQFWGVASFLAPPPDPTTPPAPNPSDPAHPSDLEPSDEDVIAGIRSDFAEIGGKFKTGISKLSSNIGVSEFTKIASNLLQFGSEEEAKAAGAALGVTGEVLAFVRNISLHPETWLDFPLSDDDEDSDDFELSDVQQEHALAVERLAPSLAALRIELCPEHMSEAHFWMIYFVLLHPRLSKHDAELLSTPKIVEARGMLSHQLKKGTSDKPETYISGSDAIYAKGVSDSPKEHHLSVPPSAESDLAPPNTSTTRSAPLPQAVDVETDKHPVQSSEIQIIDKPVIEEGPVKKTKYQLPLSNSSSKFVDEKYEDDGDDWLKEETSEMDGVGGTSIPIENDEDVSFSDLEDDDGDAPSSYKKVTSGSDSSAKDSRDWVQLSRASADLNRDSNSVEIRHSGSGQVSARKSETKESNDWLDIEDIDVI; from the exons ATGTCATGGCTGGCAAAATCCATCGCCAACTCGCTCAAGCTCGACGACGACGACGGCGATTACCACGGCCCAAACCCTAGCTCCAACAATGACACAGACCCAAATTCAACCCGACCCGAATCAGGTTCACCATCAGCTCCCACCGTCAAAGGTGACATCTCCGAGCTCACCAATACCCTAACCCGCCAGTTCTGGGGCGTCGCGTCCTTCCTTGCCCCGCCTCCTGATCCCACCACCCCTCCTGCTCCCAACCCGTCCGACCCGGCCCATCCCTCCGATCTGGAACCCTCCGACGAGGACGTGATCGCCGGAATCCGCAGCGACTTCGCGGAGATCGGCGGGAAGTTCAAGACCGGGATCTCGAAGCTGTCGAGTAACATAGGGGTTTCGGAGTTCACTAAGATCGCGTCGAATTTGCTGCAGTTTGGATCCGAAGAGGAAGCGAAGGCAGCTGGTGCTGCTCTTGGTGTGACCGGGGAAGTTCTTGCGTTCGTCAGGAATATCTCTTTGCATCCGGAGACTTGGCTCGATTTCCCCCTCTCCGATGACGACGAAGATTCAGATG ATTTTGAATTGTCTGATGTTCAACAAGAGCATGCGCTGGCTGTTGAACGGCTTGCGCCATCGTTGGCTGCTCTCAGAATTGAACTGTGCCCTGAGCATATGAGTGAGGCTCACTTTTGGATGATTTACTTCGTGCTCTTGCATCCTAGACTCAGTAAACATGATGCTGAGCTTTTGTCTACACCCAAG ATAGTGGAAGCTAGAGGCATGTTGTCTCATCAGCTGAAGAAGGGAACTAGTGATAAGCCAGAGACATACATTTCAGGAAGTGACGCTATTTATGCGAAAGGAGTTTCTGATTCCCCAAAAGAACATCATCTTTCTGTGCCACCTAGTGCTGAATCTGACTTAGCACCTCCCAATACATCTACCACCAGATCAGCTCCTCTCCCACAGGCAGTTGATGTCGAGACAGACAAGCACCCGGTCCAGAGTAGTGAAATCCAAATTATTGACAAGCCTGTTATTGAGGAAGGACCTGTGAAGAAGACCAAATATCAGCTGCCACTCTCTAATTCTTCCTCTAAATTCGTGGATGAGAAATATGaggatgatggtgatgattGGTTGAAAGAGGAAACCTCAGAAATGGATGGTGTTGGTGGAACCTCCATCCCTATAGAGAATGATGAGGATGTATCATTCAGTGATCTTGAGGATGATGATGGAGATGCGCCATCAAGTTACAAGAAGGTTACATCTGGCTCTGATTCTTCGGCAAAAGACTCAAGAGATTGGGTTCAGCTTAGCAGAGCCTCTGCCGATTTGAATAGGGACAGCAACTCTGTTGAGATTAGACATTCTGGGTCTGGCCAGGTAAGTGCTCGTAAATCGGAGACCAAAGAATCTAATGACTGGCTTGACATTGAAGACATTGATGTTATATGA
- the LOC137748533 gene encoding ACT domain-containing protein ACR1, which yields MEIIYQPYFDPEFEYLIERIYPPWVCIDNDSYKDCTLVKVDSANKHGILLEMVQVLTDLDLLISKSYISSDGGWFMDVFHVTDQLGNKITDESLILYIQQALCARRGEISKQARVCLRREVTPELKDLAIEMTSKDQPGLMSEISAILVELGCHITAAMAWTHSARAAVILYIEDGLKGGPITDPVRLAHVEEQLEKVIEAHHEEGEKRSVKLTTPAGGHTHTERRLHQLMYADDDYESCRGCDGGGSSAHKRGCDRTHVNIESCKEKGYWVVNVRSRDRPKLLFDTVCALTDLQYMVFHAVVSSRGTMADQEYFVRHKDGYTLNTESERHKLTLCLIAAIERRISQGLRLDLCAKNQVGLLSDITRVLREYGLSISRISLGIHGEKAVGSIYVTDASGHDISQSTVEIVTKEIGESVIAVHKSQKWALQGSSSRTSQKAAERREEEEEERPRFSLGSLVWSHLERLSSSFGPIRS from the exons atgGAAATAATTTACCAGCCCTATTTTGATCCGGAGTTCGAATACCTCATTGAAAGAATCTATCCTCCATG GGTTTGTATCGATAATGACTCATACAAAGATTGCACGCTTGTGAAG GTTGACAGTGCAAACAAGCACGGGATTTTACTGGAAATGGTCcaagttttgactgatcttgaTCTTCTTATTTCTAAGTCGTACATATCATCCGATGGTGGATGGTTTATGGACG TGTTCCACGTGACGGACCAACTCGGAAACAAAATCACTGACGAAAGCCTCATACTCTATATTCAGCAG GCACTGTGTGCAAGGAGAGGTGAGATTTCAAAACAGGCGAGAGTATGCCTACGAAGAGAAGTGACACCGGAACTGAAGGACTTGGCCATAGAGATGACCAGCAAGGACCAACCGGGACTCATGTCCGAAATATCAGCGATCCTTGTGGAGTTGGGCTGCCACATtactgctgccatggcttggaCCCACAGTGCCCGGGCAGCCGTCATTTTATACATCGAAGACGGGCTGAAAGGAGGGCCAATTACGGACCCAGTAAGACTTGCGCACGTGGAGGAGCAGCTGGAGAAAGTGATTGAGGCCCATCATGAGGAGGGTGAGAAGAGGAGCGTAAAGCTGACCACCCCGGCAGGCGGCCACACCCACACGGAGCGGCGGCTACACCAGTTGATGTATGCTGATGACGACTACGAAAGCTGTCGTGGTTGCGACGGAGGTGGTAGTAGTGCACACAAGAGGGGTTGCGATCGGACACATGTGAACATCGAGAGTTGTAAGGAGAAAGGGTATTGGGTTGTGAACGTGAGAAGCCGAGACCGTCCTAAGCTACTGTTTGACACGGTGTGCGCCCTAACCGACTTGCAGTACATGGTGTTCCATGCGGTGGTTTCCTCCAGGGGCACCATGGCTGATCAG GAGTATTTTGTACGGCACAAGGACGGATACACTTTGAACACAGAGAGTGAAAGACACAAGCTTACCCTATGCTTGATTGCTGCTATTGAGAGGAGGATCTCACAG GGATTGAGGTTGGACCTCTGTGCCAAAAACCAAGTGGGGCTATTATCTGACATCACGAGGGTTCTGAGAGAGTACGGGTTATCAATATCAAGAATCTCACTTGGAATACACGGTGAGAAAGCTGTAGGATCAATCTATGTCACAGATGCTTCAGGACACGATATAAGTCAGAGCACGGTGGAGATAGTGACAAAAGAGATTGGAGAATCCGTAATCGCAGTTCACAAATCACAGAAGTGGGCTCTTCAGGGTTCCTCGTCGAGGACGAGCCAGAAGGCAGccgaaagaagagaagaagaagaagaagaaagaccaAGATTTTCACTTGGAAGCTTGGTTTGGTCTCATCTGGAGCGTCTTTCCAGCAGTTTTGGACCCATAAGGTCATAA
- the LOC137747871 gene encoding protein PHLOEM PROTEIN 2-LIKE A10-like has protein sequence MDLQLAIKGVDFARKGKKWLVVAAALGFSGCGVHRIYHLPSVAQKRKRILKLLGALVSVAEVVSDSAESIGVVSKDLNDFLKSDSDKIPNSLKQLSKIARCDEFSESVVTVTQAVTLGVLRGYGLKTTSDGDGGDSSFTDQVMDKLFTKAGSGFASVVVGSFARNLVLAFFSDGKSGGGSNSNNSSSMDDYASEMNDVPRWVDVVSSEKFRDLIGDCIQLFVSTAVAVYLDKTMSINTYDDIFSGLTNPKHETKVRDMLSSVCNGAVEALIRTSHQVLTDSTSNANPSKSNSSSYLAIDEGSTPARDEVLRQQALSMRSKARNMDDERNNSGWVGKVSNTLAVPSNRRFVLDVTGRVTSETVRSFLEFLLDRLNNGMKKCVDSVREETVERGLEVARYAAAKSSVIATISLSLCLHILDSPWALVPS, from the coding sequence ATGGACCTGCAATTGGCGATAAAGGGTGTCGATTTTGCCCGGAAAGGGAAGAAGTGGCTCGTTGTAGCGGCCGCTTTAGGTTTCTCCGGTTGTGGTGTGCATAGGATATATCACTTGCCTTCAGTAGCTCagaagagaaagagaatttTAAAGCTTTTAGGGGCATTAGTTTCTGTAGCTGAAGTAGTTTCTGACTCTGCAGAGTCAATTGGAGTTGTGTCTAAGGATTTGAATGACTTTCTGAAGTCTGATTCTGATAAAATTCCAAACAGTTTAAAGCAATTATCGAAAATCGCTAGGTGTGATGAGTTTTCGGAGTCTGTTGTTACGGTCACACAGGCTGTAACTTTGGGGGTATTGCGGGGTTATGGATTAAAAACAACGAGTGATGGCGATGGTGGAGATTCAAGCTTTACAGACCAGGTTATGGATAAGCTTTTTACCAAGGCCGGGTCGGGTTTTGCTTCTGTCGTTGTTGGAAGCTTTGCTAGGAATTTGGTATTAGCTTTCTTTTCAGATGGGAAGTCTGGTGGAGGATCTAACTCAAACAATTCGTCGAGTATGGACGATTATGCGTCGGAAATGAATGATGTTCCGAGATGGGTGGATGTGGTTTCGAGCGAAAAGTTTAGAGATTTGATTGGTGATTGTATCCAGTTATTTGTAAGCACAGCTGTTGCTGTTTATCTTGACAAGACTATGAGTATCAACACCTATGATGACATATTTTCTGGGTTAACCAACCCGAAGCATGAAACAAAAGTGCGAGACATGTTGTCGTCTGTCTGCAATGGCGCGGTGGAAGCTCTTATCAGAACATCTCACCAAGTATTAACAGATTCAACTTCAAATGCGAACCCTTCGAAATCAAATTCGAGTTCCTATTTGGCAATCGATGAAGGCTCAACTCCAGCTAGAGACGAGGTCTTGAGGCAACAGGCATTATCGATGCGTTCAAAGGCAAGAAATATGGACGATGAGAGGAACAATAGCGGTTGGGTTGGTAAAGTGTCCAATACTTTGGCAGTGCCAAGCAACCGGAGGTTTGTTCTTGATGTCACCGGGAGGGTTACATCTGAAACAGTCAGATCATTCTTGGAGTTTTTGTTGGACAGACTAAACAATGGGATGAAAAAATGCGTTGATTCTGTTCGTGAGGAAACCGTGGAAAGGGGT